Below is a genomic region from Candidatus Poribacteria bacterium.
GGATTTGGATAGTTCTGTCCGACGAAGGTCTGGCTAGGCTTTCCGAACACATGGCGGAATATCGGCATGAGATAGGCGTCTTCGGGATGATTTCGTACGAACTCATCTCGAAACAAGGGGGTCAGATGTGGTAGACTGCTTCTGGTTGGAACTCAGGAGCAGGAATCATGCGCTTTCGTGAACTGACCGACACGGAATGGGAGAGAGTGAGCCTCATCTGCCTCCCAAGGCGAAGACGGGTCGTCCACGCGCCGACGACCGGGGCACACTCAACGGGATACTGTACGTCCTGTTGTCGGGCTGTCGTTGGATGGACATGCCCGCGGCCTACGGCTC
It encodes:
- a CDS encoding transposase, which gives rise to MGESEPHLPPKAKTGRPRADDRGTLNGILYVLLSGCRWMDMPAAYGS